In the Alteromonas sp. M12 genome, one interval contains:
- a CDS encoding GNAT family N-acetyltransferase, translating to MNYCFYAFEQLSPNQLYQILRLRQNVFVLEQKSFYDDIDNLDQLSKHLCVYSQTQQLLAYSRLRIVGEASVIGKIERVVVDSHARGQRLAAQMMDEIIVYFQQDTKVEGLLLSAQVDVIAFYKKWGFEIKSELYDDGGIDHVDMFLSFK from the coding sequence ATGAATTATTGTTTTTATGCATTTGAGCAATTAAGCCCGAATCAGCTTTATCAAATTTTGCGTTTACGCCAGAACGTTTTTGTTTTAGAACAAAAAAGTTTTTATGACGATATTGATAATCTGGATCAACTATCCAAACACTTATGTGTCTATTCACAGACGCAGCAATTGTTGGCGTATTCACGATTACGGATTGTTGGCGAAGCATCGGTTATCGGGAAAATAGAACGAGTTGTTGTAGACAGCCATGCTCGTGGTCAAAGATTAGCAGCTCAAATGATGGATGAAATTATTGTATATTTCCAACAAGATACGAAGGTTGAAGGGCTTTTATTATCGGCTCAGGTAGATGTTATTGCGTTTTATAAAAAGTGGGGATTTGAAATAAAAAGTGAGCTATACGATGATGGCGGTATCGATCATGTGGATATGTTTCTCTCTTTTAAATAG
- the putP gene encoding sodium/proline symporter PutP: protein MELGTLISLTVYFIVMLGIGLYAFRESTSDMTEYMLGGRTLSPKVTALSAGASDMSGWMLMGVPGAMYVSGLSSIWIAAGLTIGAFLNYILVAPRLRVYTEVANNSITLPDYFENRFEDKSRLLRVISSVVIIIFFTLYTSSGVVAGGKLFESSFGLTYETGLYVTAGVVVAYTLFGGFLAVSMTDFVQGCIMFVSLIMVPLVVLFEVGGIGEVTQQISSVSENMMSLWVDASTGQALSAIGIISLLAWGLGYFGQPHIIVRFMAIRHVKDMKVARRIGMSWMIVSLAGAVATGLFGLAYMTKTQGNIEDPETIFIVLSQLLFNPFVGGFLLAAILAAIMSTISSQLLVTSSSLTGDFYQAFLRRGASQKELVMVGRISVALVAFVAVMLAYDRDSTVLTLVSNAWAGFGAAFGPLVIISLYWKRMTFAGALAGMITGAVTVLIWVFADLTINGQALSDVIYEIVPGFIVSCIFTVGVSLMTAKPTATICQTFDSVDRELEDL, encoded by the coding sequence ATGGAATTAGGTACACTCATATCACTTACCGTGTATTTTATCGTGATGCTTGGTATAGGCCTTTACGCCTTCAGAGAGTCCACATCCGACATGACAGAATACATGCTCGGTGGTAGGACGTTAAGCCCTAAAGTGACAGCCTTATCTGCAGGTGCGTCAGACATGAGTGGTTGGATGTTAATGGGAGTTCCTGGCGCAATGTACGTATCCGGACTATCGAGTATCTGGATCGCGGCAGGATTAACCATAGGTGCTTTTCTGAATTATATTTTGGTTGCTCCAAGGCTTAGGGTTTACACTGAAGTGGCTAATAATTCTATTACCCTACCCGACTATTTTGAAAACCGATTCGAAGACAAAAGCCGCTTACTCCGAGTTATTTCCTCCGTCGTGATTATTATATTTTTTACCCTTTATACCTCCAGCGGTGTCGTTGCTGGCGGCAAGCTATTTGAATCCTCTTTTGGTTTAACATACGAAACCGGTCTTTATGTGACAGCCGGTGTGGTGGTTGCGTATACCTTATTTGGTGGTTTCTTAGCGGTGAGCATGACTGACTTTGTGCAAGGCTGCATAATGTTTGTGTCTCTTATTATGGTTCCCTTAGTTGTGTTGTTTGAAGTGGGCGGTATAGGCGAAGTCACCCAACAGATATCGAGTGTTAGTGAGAATATGATGAGTTTGTGGGTAGATGCATCAACTGGACAGGCACTCTCGGCCATCGGCATCATTTCGTTACTTGCTTGGGGACTCGGTTATTTTGGACAGCCACACATAATTGTAAGATTTATGGCTATTCGACATGTCAAAGACATGAAAGTAGCGAGACGGATTGGCATGAGTTGGATGATCGTCTCTTTGGCAGGCGCAGTTGCAACGGGTTTGTTCGGTTTAGCCTATATGACTAAAACCCAAGGAAATATTGAAGATCCTGAAACTATTTTTATTGTGTTATCACAATTGTTATTTAACCCATTTGTCGGCGGTTTTTTACTCGCAGCAATTCTAGCCGCAATTATGAGTACCATTTCATCGCAGCTACTGGTGACCTCAAGCTCATTGACGGGTGATTTTTATCAAGCATTTTTACGTCGTGGAGCCAGTCAAAAAGAGTTGGTCATGGTAGGTCGTATATCGGTGGCTTTAGTCGCTTTTGTAGCGGTAATGCTTGCGTATGACCGAGATAGCACAGTCCTCACATTAGTTAGTAACGCATGGGCTGGTTTTGGTGCGGCTTTTGGACCATTGGTTATCATTAGTTTGTACTGGAAGCGCATGACATTTGCTGGTGCATTAGCTGGTATGATTACCGGTGCAGTAACGGTACTCATTTGGGTTTTTGCAGACTTAACGATTAATGGACAGGCATTGAGCGATGTCATTTACGAAATAGTACCTGGGTTTATTGTAAGTTGTATCTTTACAGTGGGTGTCAGTCTTATGACAGCCAAGCCTACAGCAACTATTTGCCAGACATTCGATAGCGTTGACCGTGAATTAGAAGATTTGTAA
- the cysC gene encoding adenylyl-sulfate kinase, whose translation MANNIVWHQHDVDKQRRAKAKAQKPSVIWLTGLSGSGKSTIANLLEKKLAEASKHTYLLDGDNVRHGLCGDLGFSDSDRVENIRRISEVAKLFVDSGLIVLTAFISPFKADRDFCRSLLAEGEFIEVFVDTPLEVCEQRDPKGLYQKARQGDIKDFTGIDSTYETPENPEIHLTFSGQSAEESAELLFKMLQEKGFLD comes from the coding sequence ATGGCTAACAACATCGTATGGCATCAACATGATGTCGACAAGCAACGCAGAGCCAAAGCAAAAGCACAAAAACCATCAGTAATTTGGTTAACAGGTCTTAGTGGCTCTGGCAAATCGACTATTGCTAATTTATTAGAAAAGAAACTAGCTGAAGCCAGCAAGCATACTTATTTGCTTGATGGTGACAATGTTCGTCACGGTTTGTGTGGCGACCTAGGTTTTAGCGACTCTGATAGAGTTGAAAACATACGCCGAATCAGCGAAGTGGCTAAACTTTTTGTAGATTCAGGATTAATCGTACTCACAGCGTTCATTTCGCCATTCAAAGCGGACAGAGATTTTTGTCGTAGTTTGCTGGCCGAAGGGGAATTTATCGAAGTGTTTGTCGATACTCCCTTAGAAGTTTGCGAGCAACGGGACCCAAAAGGACTTTATCAAAAAGCTCGTCAGGGCGATATTAAAGACTTTACGGGAATTGATTCCACCTACGAAACACCAGAGAATCCAGAAATTCATTTAACATTTTCAGGACAAAGCGCGGAAGAATCTGCTGAGTTATTGTTTAAAATGTTACAGGAAAAAGGATTTTTAGACTGA
- the ychF gene encoding redox-regulated ATPase YchF, protein MGFKCGIVGLPNVGKSTLFNALTKAGIEAANFPFCTIEPNTGVVPVPDERLTALSEIVKPQRVIPTTMEFVDIAGLVAGASKGEGLGNKFLANIRETDAIGHVVRCFENDNIVHVAGKVDPQDDIEVINTELALADLETVEKALLRVAKKAKSGDSDAKFEIKVLEKIKPALDEGTLLRGVALEKEELAAISYMNLLTLKPTMYVANVNEDGFENNPYLDKVRAIAEKENAVVVAVCAEIESEIAELDEEEKAEFMDELGLTEPGLNRVIRAGYNLLTLQTYFTAGVQEVRAWTFPEGSTAPQAAGKIHTDFEKGFIRAEIIGYDNFVEFKGEQGAKDAGKWRLEGKDYIVKDGDVIHFRFNV, encoded by the coding sequence ATGGGTTTTAAATGTGGAATAGTTGGTTTGCCCAACGTCGGAAAATCAACGTTGTTCAATGCATTAACAAAAGCTGGCATAGAAGCGGCTAATTTTCCGTTTTGTACGATTGAACCCAATACAGGCGTTGTACCTGTGCCAGATGAAAGACTGACTGCACTATCTGAGATCGTTAAACCGCAACGCGTCATTCCTACCACAATGGAATTTGTTGATATTGCAGGATTGGTCGCTGGTGCTTCTAAAGGCGAAGGTTTAGGTAATAAGTTTCTCGCAAACATTCGCGAAACAGATGCCATAGGACATGTTGTTCGTTGTTTTGAAAATGACAACATCGTGCATGTTGCAGGTAAAGTAGATCCACAAGATGACATTGAAGTTATCAACACTGAATTGGCCTTGGCTGATTTAGAAACCGTTGAAAAAGCACTACTTAGAGTGGCCAAAAAAGCTAAAAGTGGTGATTCTGATGCAAAATTCGAAATAAAAGTATTGGAAAAGATTAAGCCAGCATTGGATGAAGGAACTTTACTTCGCGGTGTGGCGCTAGAAAAAGAAGAACTAGCCGCAATTAGCTACATGAACTTACTGACGCTTAAACCGACAATGTATGTAGCAAACGTTAACGAAGATGGGTTTGAGAATAATCCTTATCTGGACAAAGTTCGCGCTATTGCTGAAAAAGAAAATGCAGTAGTTGTAGCAGTATGCGCAGAAATTGAATCTGAAATAGCAGAGTTAGATGAAGAAGAAAAAGCAGAATTTATGGATGAATTGGGTTTAACAGAACCCGGCTTAAACCGAGTCATTCGTGCGGGCTACAACTTATTGACCTTACAAACTTACTTTACAGCTGGAGTTCAAGAAGTAAGAGCTTGGACTTTCCCTGAAGGCTCAACTGCACCACAAGCTGCCGGTAAAATCCATACAGACTTTGAAAAAGGTTTTATTCGAGCTGAAATAATTGGTTACGACAACTTCGTAGAATTTAAAGGTGAGCAAGGAGCCAAAGACGCCGGTAAATGGCGTTTGGAAGGCAAAGACTACATTGTGAAAGACGGTGATGTTATTCACTTCCGCTTTAACGTCTAA
- a CDS encoding ABC transporter permease, with protein MWLVFLKELKELVRDKKTLFFMIAVPILVMPAFAGIAIYFAQNAATEAQNKVLNYALIGGRYAPDIDAKLMQIDGFKRVEINQQTDYKKLIQENTVDFVLEIPANYSDDVLQSGQALLKLHLNDSGLNRVFYRVNEIVDEQLQKLRASAFAKLNLSEEQQIAVLNPIILEKVNTADSRENWGEKIGGLIPYFIFILCLQGAMFPAADLGAGEKERGTLETLLISPIERYKLVLGKFLTIAFAGLTSALITVTSMALWGLILSQGLAIEFVVTFMSSIGAVDFILMFLMLIPVVAIFASILLSLSIYAKSYKEAQSYMGTLMMLLFIPIFLAMAPGVELKGIWAWVPLTNVALAIKELIKGTMDYFQLIAIFGSTALIAAGLLAFCVNWFNKEKVLFR; from the coding sequence ATGTGGTTGGTGTTTTTAAAAGAATTAAAAGAACTAGTCAGAGATAAAAAAACGCTATTTTTTATGATTGCTGTTCCCATACTTGTAATGCCTGCTTTCGCTGGTATAGCTATTTATTTTGCGCAAAATGCCGCGACTGAAGCACAAAATAAAGTGTTGAATTATGCGTTGATAGGAGGACGGTACGCTCCTGATATTGATGCTAAATTAATGCAAATTGATGGTTTTAAAAGAGTTGAAATCAATCAGCAGACGGATTACAAAAAATTGATCCAAGAGAATACAGTCGATTTTGTCTTAGAAATTCCAGCAAATTACTCTGATGACGTTTTGCAATCTGGACAGGCACTGCTAAAACTTCATCTAAATGATTCTGGCTTGAATCGCGTTTTTTATCGTGTAAATGAAATAGTTGATGAACAACTTCAAAAATTAAGGGCGTCCGCTTTTGCTAAATTGAATTTATCAGAAGAACAACAAATTGCTGTATTAAATCCGATTATTCTAGAGAAAGTTAATACTGCTGACAGCCGCGAAAATTGGGGAGAGAAAATAGGTGGTTTAATACCTTACTTTATTTTTATATTGTGTCTTCAAGGGGCAATGTTTCCGGCTGCAGATTTAGGGGCGGGAGAAAAGGAAAGAGGAACCTTAGAGACCTTGTTAATTTCGCCTATTGAGCGCTACAAACTAGTATTAGGTAAATTTCTAACTATCGCCTTTGCAGGTTTAACTTCAGCACTCATTACCGTCACCAGCATGGCATTATGGGGGCTGATACTTAGTCAGGGTTTAGCGATTGAGTTTGTGGTGACATTTATGTCATCCATTGGCGCTGTAGACTTTATTCTAATGTTCCTGATGTTAATTCCCGTGGTAGCTATTTTCGCATCTATTTTATTAAGCCTGTCCATCTACGCTAAAAGTTACAAGGAGGCGCAAAGTTATATGGGGACGTTGATGATGTTGTTGTTTATCCCTATCTTTTTAGCCATGGCGCCCGGGGTTGAACTGAAAGGGATTTGGGCTTGGGTACCTTTAACTAACGTTGCATTGGCTATAAAAGAATTGATTAAAGGTACAATGGATTATTTTCAGTTGATTGCAATTTTCGGGTCTACGGCTTTGATTGCCGCAGGTTTGTTGGCATTTTGCGTAAACTGGTTTAATAAAGAAAAAGTTCTGTTCCGTTAA
- the cysQ gene encoding 3'(2'),5'-bisphosphate nucleotidase CysQ: MFDHALATQVAEITHKAGTAILEIYKKDFAIYEKSDESPLTEADLAAHHIIVDGLKAISELPILSEESASIDWKTRQTWDDYWLVDPLDGTKEFVKKNGEFTVNIALISNGKPVLGVVYAPVLNATYVGVSELGAYKIDGGEINDISVKPHQDGETWQVVGSRSHQSPEIKSLLDSLPGQTELVAMGSSLKLCLVAEGKAHLYPRLGPTSEWDTGAAQAVVEAAGGKVTVINSDNPLDPDAPALRYNQKDSVLNPYFLVSC, translated from the coding sequence ATGTTTGACCATGCTCTCGCAACGCAAGTCGCTGAAATAACCCATAAAGCAGGGACAGCCATACTTGAAATATATAAAAAAGATTTCGCTATTTACGAAAAGTCTGATGAAAGTCCTTTGACCGAAGCAGATTTAGCCGCACATCACATCATTGTGGATGGACTCAAAGCGATTTCGGAACTGCCTATTTTATCAGAAGAGTCTGCCAGTATTGACTGGAAAACTAGACAAACCTGGGATGATTACTGGCTGGTTGACCCACTAGATGGCACTAAAGAATTCGTAAAGAAAAACGGTGAGTTTACCGTTAACATCGCTTTAATTAGTAACGGAAAGCCTGTTTTAGGCGTAGTTTATGCCCCAGTACTAAATGCCACTTATGTTGGTGTTAGTGAACTAGGCGCATATAAGATAGATGGTGGAGAAATTAACGATATTAGCGTTAAACCACACCAAGATGGCGAAACCTGGCAAGTCGTAGGTAGCCGTTCACACCAAAGCCCTGAAATTAAATCATTACTGGATTCTCTGCCTGGCCAGACAGAATTAGTAGCAATGGGAAGTTCACTTAAACTGTGTTTGGTTGCTGAAGGCAAGGCTCACCTATATCCTCGATTAGGTCCAACATCTGAATGGGATACAGGTGCAGCACAAGCGGTAGTTGAAGCTGCTGGCGGTAAAGTTACCGTTATCAATTCAGACAACCCATTGGATCCTGATGCCCCAGCGTTACGTTACAATCAAAAAGATTCTGTATTAAACCCTTATTTTTTGGTGAGTTGCTAA
- a CDS encoding SLC13 family permease: protein MDFNQFAVIAIFFATIAALIFTDKRPSSVFAGSTLALMLFGQITFSEVAHNLTNEGLLTLIILLLVSTAVDKTSMIKSLGRKLITASFKASYWRLFGLTFASSALLNNTAVVASMIAPISQNQHHPASKLLIPLSYSAILGGTVTLIGTSTNLIVDSFLIEQGHPGFQFWDFTFYGLVAGLSCGLLMFLLTPILPNIETRKGNFQYYFIEAEVIADSELIGKTVEQNHLRNLPELFLVEIIRDGQLISPVAPDLMILEKDKLIFSGNIKNVDSLSHIKGLVLFAETDGLLRDNLTEVIISNRAQIIGKTLKAVGFRALFDAAVVAIRRDGEQLSGKLGDIKLQAGDFLLLATGQDFVNRHNLSKNFFIISEQKISTRLNKPQEILTIGGFLLTILLAATSVLSLSSGLLFFMAALIVAGVINNSELKRNIPINLVIVIVGALSLASALSSSGVIDLITGSLKPFLSDSSPFIALLVVYGLTLLLTELVTNNAAAALMFPFAYGVVQLLEVPLMPFALAVAFAASASFLSPYGYQTNLLAFNAANYKFKHFINFGWPVSLLYSSIVLLLLKYSYSL, encoded by the coding sequence GTGGATTTTAATCAATTTGCTGTTATCGCGATTTTTTTCGCAACTATTGCGGCGCTTATCTTTACTGATAAGCGCCCTTCTTCTGTGTTTGCAGGTTCCACATTAGCATTAATGCTATTTGGCCAAATAACATTCTCAGAAGTTGCCCATAACCTTACCAACGAAGGCTTACTGACCCTTATTATTTTGCTGTTAGTTAGCACCGCCGTTGATAAGACATCCATGATTAAAAGTTTAGGCAGAAAACTGATTACAGCCAGTTTTAAAGCGAGTTACTGGCGATTGTTTGGACTCACTTTTGCATCCTCAGCACTACTAAATAACACCGCAGTGGTTGCCAGTATGATTGCTCCAATCAGTCAAAATCAACATCATCCTGCATCAAAGTTACTTATTCCGCTGTCCTACTCCGCAATATTAGGCGGGACAGTCACGCTTATAGGAACATCTACCAACTTGATTGTAGATAGTTTCCTGATTGAACAAGGTCACCCTGGCTTTCAGTTCTGGGACTTTACCTTTTACGGACTGGTTGCTGGCCTAAGTTGTGGCTTATTAATGTTTTTATTAACACCAATTTTGCCAAATATTGAGACCCGCAAAGGGAATTTTCAATATTACTTTATAGAAGCTGAAGTGATAGCTGATTCAGAATTGATCGGAAAAACCGTAGAACAAAATCATTTACGAAATTTACCTGAATTGTTTTTAGTTGAAATCATTCGTGACGGGCAATTAATTAGTCCAGTAGCTCCCGACCTGATGATTTTAGAAAAAGATAAATTAATTTTTTCTGGAAACATAAAGAACGTAGACAGCCTTTCACATATAAAGGGGTTAGTGTTATTTGCCGAAACAGATGGCCTTTTAAGAGATAACTTAACCGAAGTTATCATCTCAAATCGAGCTCAAATTATAGGCAAAACCCTTAAAGCTGTTGGGTTTAGAGCCCTATTTGATGCTGCAGTTGTTGCTATTCGAAGAGATGGTGAGCAGTTATCTGGTAAATTGGGAGACATTAAATTGCAAGCCGGAGATTTCCTCTTACTTGCAACGGGACAAGATTTTGTTAACAGGCACAACCTGAGTAAAAACTTCTTTATCATTTCTGAACAAAAAATTTCAACCCGTCTAAATAAACCTCAAGAAATTTTGACCATTGGTGGATTTTTATTAACCATTTTATTAGCTGCAACTTCGGTACTCAGTTTATCTTCAGGCTTATTATTTTTCATGGCAGCGTTAATCGTCGCCGGTGTTATTAATAATTCAGAGCTAAAACGAAACATTCCAATTAACTTAGTAATTGTGATTGTTGGCGCATTGAGTTTAGCGTCTGCCCTATCTTCTTCAGGCGTAATTGATCTAATAACCGGTTCCTTAAAACCCTTTTTAAGTGACAGCAGTCCATTTATAGCTTTGCTGGTTGTCTACGGGTTAACCCTACTGTTGACAGAATTGGTCACCAACAATGCAGCCGCAGCCCTGATGTTTCCTTTCGCATACGGTGTAGTTCAACTGCTAGAAGTTCCACTTATGCCCTTCGCATTAGCGGTAGCATTTGCTGCCAGCGCTAGTTTTTTATCACCTTATGGATATCAAACCAATTTATTAGCGTTTAATGCCGCCAATTATAAATTTAAACATTTTATCAACTTTGGTTGGCCAGTTTCTTTACTGTATTCGAGTATCGTTTTGCTGCTGTTGAAGTATTCTTACAGCCTCTAA
- the cysN gene encoding sulfate adenylyltransferase subunit CysN, whose amino-acid sequence MNSENTLLQKDILSYLDQHEKKDLLRFLTCGSVDDGKSTLIGRLLHDSKMIYEDQLAAITKDSKKVGTTGEKVDLALLVDGLQSEREQGITIDVAYRYFSTDKRKFIIADTPGHEQYTRNMVTGASTCQMAIILVDARAGVKTQTRRHSFLVSLLGIKHVIVAINKMDLMDYSQTVFEEIKQDYLEFSKQLDIPDITFIPLSALDGDNVVNKSEHTPWYTGSTLMTALENIEIGKDLNLDDFRFPVQYVNRPHLNFRGFAGTVVSGQIAVGDKVTTLPSGKQSTVKSIVNFEGEQQLAHAPLTTTLTLEDEIDISRGDMIVKSDNLPLHGNTFKTHLVWMDEEALIPNKQYGFKFATKFVPGSVTNINYLIDVNTMEKKEAVHLNLNEIAVANIKLTQMVACDPYTENRATGAFIIIDRVTNGTVGAGMIIEQTQATTAVNQFSEFEIEFNTLVRKHFPHWNATDITKL is encoded by the coding sequence ATGAATAGCGAAAACACATTACTACAAAAAGATATATTGTCTTACTTAGATCAACATGAGAAAAAAGATCTTCTTCGATTCCTTACTTGCGGAAGTGTAGATGACGGCAAAAGTACGCTTATCGGACGTTTGTTACACGACTCAAAAATGATCTATGAAGATCAGTTAGCAGCGATTACCAAAGACAGTAAAAAAGTAGGCACAACAGGCGAAAAAGTTGACCTTGCTTTGTTGGTTGATGGATTACAATCAGAGCGTGAGCAAGGTATCACCATTGATGTAGCTTACCGTTATTTTTCGACTGATAAACGTAAATTTATCATTGCAGATACTCCAGGACACGAACAATATACGCGTAACATGGTAACAGGTGCTTCAACCTGCCAAATGGCGATTATTTTAGTCGACGCCCGTGCTGGCGTGAAAACGCAAACTCGTCGTCACTCATTTTTAGTCTCGTTGTTAGGTATCAAACACGTCATTGTTGCTATCAACAAAATGGATTTGATGGATTATAGTCAGACTGTTTTTGAAGAGATTAAGCAAGATTATTTGGAGTTTTCTAAACAACTAGACATTCCTGATATCACTTTTATTCCTTTGTCTGCACTTGATGGCGATAACGTGGTGAATAAAAGCGAACACACGCCTTGGTATACTGGAAGTACCTTGATGACAGCGTTGGAAAATATAGAAATCGGTAAAGATCTCAATCTGGATGATTTCCGCTTCCCTGTGCAATATGTCAATCGCCCACATCTTAACTTCCGCGGATTTGCTGGTACAGTTGTATCTGGTCAAATTGCAGTAGGCGATAAGGTTACGACCTTGCCATCTGGAAAACAGTCAACGGTAAAATCAATCGTTAACTTTGAAGGTGAACAACAGCTTGCTCATGCTCCATTGACTACGACCTTAACCTTAGAAGACGAAATTGATATATCTCGTGGCGATATGATTGTTAAGTCGGATAATTTACCATTACATGGAAATACGTTTAAGACCCATTTGGTTTGGATGGATGAAGAAGCATTGATTCCAAACAAGCAGTATGGTTTTAAATTTGCGACGAAATTCGTACCGGGTTCGGTCACCAATATCAATTATTTAATTGACGTCAATACCATGGAAAAGAAAGAAGCAGTACATCTGAACTTAAATGAGATTGCGGTTGCTAATATCAAGCTTACTCAGATGGTTGCTTGTGACCCCTATACTGAAAATCGTGCTACAGGTGCGTTTATCATTATAGATAGGGTAACAAATGGAACTGTGGGCGCAGGAATGATAATCGAGCAGACACAGGCGACAACGGCTGTGAATCAATTCTCAGAATTTGAAATTGAGTTCAATACTTTGGTTAGAAAACACTTCCCACATTGGAATGCCACTGACATAACCAAGTTATAA
- a CDS encoding transposase → MPVARKHQISLVDTPYYHCVSRCVRRAYLCGIDTHSGQNYEHRRQWVEDRLLLLTSVFCIDVCAYAVMNNHIHVVLHVNKTKALGLSDTDVIKNWQKIHKPTELALQFIQTKSPELNETQRQALNNTISIYRQRLFDISWFMRELNEPIARRANLEDKCTGHFWEGRFKSQALLDEKALTACMVYVDLNPIRAKIEATPETSSHTSIKRRIAAFQKGIQPRELMPFVSENDKESCLPLNLIDYISLVRETAKISNPSHDNLVTTSQQSILTKLNFIESTWFTLSHQFEAIYGLAAGSYHALKRFKEHTNRKRILSVTDNYY, encoded by the coding sequence ATGCCTGTTGCAAGGAAGCATCAAATTAGCCTGGTTGATACGCCGTATTACCACTGTGTATCTAGGTGCGTTCGCCGTGCCTACCTATGTGGCATAGACACTCATAGCGGTCAAAATTATGAACATCGACGCCAATGGGTTGAGGACCGATTATTATTACTCACATCTGTTTTTTGCATTGATGTATGTGCCTATGCAGTCATGAACAACCATATTCACGTGGTATTGCATGTAAATAAAACTAAAGCACTTGGTTTATCAGACACAGACGTCATCAAAAATTGGCAAAAAATACACAAGCCAACCGAATTAGCTCTGCAGTTTATCCAAACTAAATCACCGGAATTGAACGAAACCCAAAGACAAGCCCTCAATAATACAATATCAATATATCGTCAGCGCTTATTTGATATTAGTTGGTTTATGCGCGAGTTGAATGAACCGATTGCTCGACGGGCAAATCTAGAAGATAAGTGTACTGGGCATTTTTGGGAAGGTAGATTTAAATCCCAAGCGTTGCTAGACGAAAAAGCGCTAACCGCTTGCATGGTATATGTCGATTTAAACCCTATTAGAGCTAAGATAGAGGCTACACCTGAAACTTCGAGTCACACTAGCATTAAACGACGCATTGCGGCATTTCAAAAAGGTATTCAACCTCGCGAATTAATGCCTTTTGTTTCTGAAAATGACAAAGAGTCGTGCTTACCTTTAAATTTGATCGATTATATAAGCTTAGTGAGGGAAACAGCTAAAATATCCAATCCATCGCATGACAATTTAGTTACTACTTCTCAACAGAGTATTCTAACCAAACTGAATTTTATTGAATCAACTTGGTTTACTCTCAGTCACCAATTCGAAGCGATTTATGGTCTTGCAGCAGGTAGTTATCACGCCTTAAAACGATTCAAAGAACATACGAACAGGAAAAGAATACTAAGTGTCACAGATAATTATTATTGA
- the cysD gene encoding sulfate adenylyltransferase subunit CysD has translation MTNSIPSVTHLKQLEAESIHIFREVAAEFDNPVMLYSVGKDSSVLLHLARKAFAPGKIPFPLLHVDTTWKFHEMIEFRDKMAKKHDLDLLVHINQEGIDMGVGPFSHGSAKHTDIMKTAGLKQALNKYKFDAAFGGARRDEEKSRAKERVYSFRDDNHRWDPKNQRPELWNIYNSQINKGESIRVFPMSNWTELDIWQYIYLENIEIPSLYLAKPRPVVERDGVLFMVDDDRMPLEEGEVPQMRSVRFRTLGCYPLTGAVESTADTLPEVIQEMLLTKTSERQGRVIDHDSSGSMEKKKMEGYF, from the coding sequence ATGACTAACTCTATTCCGTCAGTGACTCATTTGAAACAGCTTGAGGCTGAAAGTATTCATATTTTCAGAGAAGTTGCTGCAGAATTCGATAACCCAGTAATGCTCTATTCAGTAGGAAAAGACTCTTCGGTCTTATTACACTTAGCCCGCAAAGCTTTTGCCCCAGGTAAAATTCCTTTTCCTTTATTACATGTCGACACCACTTGGAAATTCCACGAAATGATCGAATTCCGTGACAAGATGGCTAAGAAGCATGATTTAGATTTGCTAGTTCATATCAACCAAGAAGGTATCGATATGGGCGTAGGTCCGTTTTCCCACGGTAGTGCCAAGCATACCGATATAATGAAAACGGCTGGATTAAAACAAGCTCTGAACAAATATAAATTTGATGCCGCTTTCGGTGGGGCTCGTCGCGATGAAGAGAAGTCTCGTGCTAAAGAAAGAGTCTACTCTTTCCGTGATGATAACCATCGTTGGGATCCAAAAAATCAACGTCCAGAATTGTGGAATATCTATAATTCGCAAATCAATAAAGGGGAAAGTATTCGTGTATTCCCTATGTCTAACTGGACTGAGTTAGATATTTGGCAATATATTTACCTAGAAAATATTGAAATCCCTTCACTATACTTAGCCAAACCCAGACCTGTTGTTGAAAGAGATGGGGTTTTGTTTATGGTTGACGACGATCGTATGCCTTTAGAAGAGGGTGAAGTACCGCAAATGCGTTCAGTTAGATTTAGAACCTTAGGCTGTTATCCACTAACGGGTGCTGTCGAATCTACAGCGGATACCTTACCTGAAGTCATCCAAGAAATGTTGTTAACTAAAACTTCAGAGCGTCAAGGAAGGGTTATAGATCATGACTCTTCAGGTTCAATGGAGAAGAAAAAGATGGAAGGATATTTCTAA